One genomic region from Candidatus Bipolaricaulota bacterium encodes:
- a CDS encoding NAD(P)/FAD-dependent oxidoreductase yields MRRYDVVVIGGGPIGTLAARHAALTGARVLLVEQGEGTGAASECTGLVSPHTVDLFDAPSAAVLRRIKGGQLHLPGGEILKLSAPDARALVIDRAVFDRSGLEQAAAAGVEVRTHTRATHASHGQVILNRKDKVEAAVIIGADGPRSSVREWFSLPSPQRFLAAAQTTVEGTPARSDQVEVFVGSEIVADGFAWVVPAEEGVLRIGLLGPVGTDVQALLSRFLAAHFPGRVRARGGGLIPIGPAEKTYSDGVIVVGDAAGQVKPLSGGGLYPGGVCARIAGRIAGQTGLTGMTDASHLRLYEEEWRREIGTELEFGLAARRILFSLSDSDLATAGAVLAAPPVRTLIEAHGQIDHPSELIPVFINEKRVWPYLATLVPIIGGWSQVRALAREFLSPS; encoded by the coding sequence ATGAGGCGCTACGACGTAGTAGTAATCGGTGGGGGGCCAATCGGGACGCTCGCCGCCCGTCACGCCGCACTGACCGGGGCCCGCGTCCTGCTCGTGGAACAGGGGGAGGGAACCGGAGCGGCGAGCGAGTGCACCGGCCTTGTCAGCCCGCATACCGTTGATCTGTTCGATGCCCCTTCCGCCGCCGTCCTGCGTCGGATCAAGGGGGGACAACTCCACCTGCCCGGGGGAGAAATTCTGAAGCTGTCCGCTCCTGATGCGCGGGCGCTCGTGATCGATCGGGCGGTGTTCGACCGCTCCGGGCTGGAACAGGCTGCGGCGGCAGGGGTCGAGGTCCGCACCCATACGCGTGCGACGCACGCCTCCCACGGCCAGGTGATCCTGAACCGGAAGGATAAGGTCGAGGCGGCGGTCATCATCGGGGCGGATGGACCGAGGAGCTCGGTGCGGGAGTGGTTCTCCCTCCCTTCCCCGCAGCGCTTCCTGGCCGCAGCGCAGACCACGGTGGAGGGCACCCCTGCCCGTTCGGATCAGGTGGAGGTATTCGTGGGGAGCGAGATCGTGGCCGATGGATTTGCGTGGGTGGTGCCGGCCGAGGAGGGGGTCCTGCGCATCGGCCTCCTCGGACCTGTAGGAACGGACGTACAAGCGCTCCTCTCCCGCTTCCTCGCCGCTCACTTTCCCGGGAGAGTGCGGGCCCGCGGCGGGGGATTGATCCCGATCGGCCCGGCGGAGAAGACCTACAGCGACGGGGTGATCGTGGTGGGGGACGCCGCCGGGCAGGTGAAGCCCCTCTCCGGGGGAGGGCTCTACCCCGGTGGGGTCTGCGCCCGGATCGCGGGGAGGATCGCGGGACAGACCGGACTCACCGGGATGACGGACGCCTCCCACCTGCGCCTGTACGAAGAGGAGTGGAGGAGGGAGATCGGGACCGAGCTCGAGTTCGGCCTGGCCGCTCGCCGCATCCTCTTCTCCCTCTCCGACTCGGATCTCGCCACTGCTGGAGCAGTGCTCGCCGCTCCTCCTGTCCGCACCCTGATCGAGGCGCACGGACAGATCGATCACCCAAGCGAGCTCATCCCGGTATTCATCAATGAAAAAAGGGTCTGGCCATACCTCGCCACGCTTGTCCCCATCATCGGCGGATGGAGTCAAGTCCGAGCCCTCGCCCGTGAGTTTCTTAGTCCTTCATAA